In Thalassotalea sp. Sam97, a single window of DNA contains:
- a CDS encoding DUF3718 domain-containing protein, whose product MKIMTLPTTAALTAVLLSTALYSTTVQAHGGGSSSAGSPMSPYMETALIDVCKSSLSNNTIRFSDTVDSYRMKTKTVAMKVVCNGENIADFAANNGAYKTAERLNESLGDVSIEDVALNANEKFYVNF is encoded by the coding sequence ATGAAAATTATGACACTACCAACTACCGCTGCATTAACCGCAGTGTTATTATCAACCGCACTTTATAGCACGACAGTGCAAGCACACGGCGGCGGCTCAAGTTCCGCTGGTAGTCCGATGTCACCTTACATGGAAACCGCTCTTATCGACGTATGTAAATCATCGCTATCAAACAATACGATTCGATTCAGTGATACGGTAGACAGCTACCGCATGAAAACCAAAACTGTTGCAATGAAGGTGGTATGTAATGGTGAAAATATTGCCGATTTCGCCGCAAACAATGGTGCTTATAAAACGGCAGAGCGACTTAATGAGTCACTTGGTGACGTGAGTATTGAAGATGTAGCTTTAAATGCCAATGAAAAATTCTACGTCAACTTTTAA
- a CDS encoding cation:proton antiporter has translation MQDFSAIPLLLLGSMFLVSLIISPIANKFNIPRVSLFISCGLIIGQMLPEQLHQLTQQWFSMIANVTLLIVGYLLGTELTRDYLKNYAKVVSISTIAISLTTFIVVCSGLLLLGFALELSAILAAVAVATDPASTLDVIKQSRLNNRFTQILQGIVALDDAVALVIFSVVLSVVSVLAIDEPQFGPLLHMAWELSGAVLLGAAVGALLVWLLNMKRYADSQQQSVLIESLGLILLTGGLSLYFQFSFLLAAMVMGVVVVNFSDDSQQHLHELEFIEQPLLVLFFILAGASPILSLDTHIIGLVIAYLILRTAGRFVAGFLLPKQALNRQDRHCLGIALLPQAGIAMGMALLASQQFPEHANTIITVTIMVTVLFELVGPMFTSFALKRIERGNNN, from the coding sequence ATGCAAGACTTTTCAGCAATCCCACTTCTTTTGCTTGGCAGTATGTTTCTCGTATCATTGATCATTTCGCCCATTGCCAACAAATTCAATATCCCCAGGGTCTCTTTATTTATTAGCTGTGGTCTTATTATCGGTCAAATGTTACCTGAGCAACTACATCAGTTAACCCAACAGTGGTTTTCCATGATCGCCAATGTCACACTGCTGATAGTTGGCTATTTACTCGGTACGGAGCTGACCCGAGACTATTTAAAAAATTATGCAAAAGTCGTCTCGATAAGTACTATCGCAATTTCACTAACTACATTCATCGTGGTGTGCAGCGGTTTATTGCTGCTCGGCTTTGCCTTAGAGCTTTCAGCGATACTTGCCGCTGTCGCGGTTGCAACCGATCCTGCTTCTACCTTAGATGTGATTAAACAAAGTCGCCTCAACAATCGCTTCACTCAAATATTGCAAGGTATTGTCGCCTTAGATGATGCCGTTGCCCTGGTTATATTTTCTGTCGTCTTGTCCGTCGTTAGCGTTTTAGCCATTGACGAACCACAATTTGGTCCCCTATTACATATGGCGTGGGAGCTCAGTGGTGCAGTATTACTAGGCGCTGCGGTCGGTGCATTGTTGGTATGGCTTCTGAATATGAAACGATACGCCGATAGCCAACAACAGTCGGTGTTGATCGAATCGCTTGGGCTTATCTTATTGACCGGCGGTTTATCACTGTATTTCCAATTTTCATTTTTACTTGCCGCTATGGTGATGGGCGTTGTCGTTGTCAACTTTTCAGATGATTCTCAACAACATCTTCACGAATTAGAGTTTATTGAACAACCACTGCTGGTGTTGTTTTTTATTCTTGCTGGCGCATCGCCGATATTATCCCTCGACACCCACATTATCGGACTGGTTATCGCATACCTGATCTTACGTACTGCCGGACGATTTGTAGCTGGTTTCTTATTACCCAAACAAGCGCTAAACAGACAAGATAGACACTGTCTCGGTATTGCACTATTACCTCAGGCGGGCATTGCAATGGGCATGGCGCTTCTTGCGAGCCAACAATTTCCTGAGCATGCCAATACCATCATTACTGTCACCATCATGGTCACGGTCTTATTTGAGCTCGTTGGTCCTATGTTTACGAGCTTCGCCTTAAAACGAATAGAGCGCGGCAACAACAATTAA
- a CDS encoding PilZ domain-containing protein, with protein MQHFEQGFDDSRLCFRTMVNQQITIILMDDEVSLETSANCRDISETGIALEITHPVEIGTLIKIHLDSDDQMSVPLTDCMVKVVRCDQENSDLFLLAAEIIDND; from the coding sequence ATGCAGCATTTTGAGCAAGGATTTGATGATAGCAGATTGTGCTTTCGGACAATGGTCAATCAACAAATTACCATCATCTTAATGGATGACGAGGTGAGTTTGGAGACATCGGCTAACTGCCGAGATATCAGTGAAACAGGAATTGCGCTAGAAATTACGCATCCGGTTGAGATCGGCACCCTGATAAAAATCCATTTAGATAGCGATGATCAGATGTCAGTACCATTGACAGATTGTATGGTTAAGGTAGTCCGTTGCGATCAAGAAAATAGTGATCTATTTTTATTGGCGGCAGAGATCATCGATAACGATTAA
- a CDS encoding CBS domain-containing protein, whose translation MQSLLVKDYLCAYPAKFTADMSIEEASEKLIESHHLGGPVLDSTGHVIGFLSESDILEKIINTGYFSQQCCTVEQLMRTDVLTVKPYDTILELAQQMLKQKPKVYPVVDDSGHWVGNISRTSVLAALDSHIKASYHLTRSTGNHRVLY comes from the coding sequence ATGCAGTCATTATTGGTAAAAGATTACCTCTGCGCATATCCGGCCAAGTTTACCGCCGATATGTCTATAGAAGAGGCTAGTGAAAAATTGATAGAAAGTCATCACCTGGGTGGACCGGTACTTGATTCAACAGGTCATGTGATTGGTTTTTTATCAGAGTCAGATATATTGGAAAAAATTATCAATACCGGTTATTTTTCGCAGCAGTGTTGCACGGTTGAGCAGCTGATGCGAACTGATGTACTCACCGTAAAACCGTACGATACGATATTGGAATTAGCACAACAAATGCTAAAGCAAAAGCCTAAAGTTTATCCCGTGGTTGATGATTCTGGGCATTGGGTAGGTAATATTAGTCGAACTAGCGTTTTGGCAGCGCTCGATTCACACATTAAAGCCAGTTATCACCTTACCAGGTCGACTGGTAATCACCGAGTGCTGTACTGA
- the hrpA gene encoding ATP-dependent RNA helicase HrpA, with amino-acid sequence MHDALQNKLKQCRLCDKFLLASRLKGTSRIKNIDNKLSALAKIEQAIEQSIARKLHLSQSIPRIHYPAQLPVSQHVDPIKTVISEHQVVIIAGETGSGKTTQIPKICLELGRGVEGFIGHTQPRRIAARTVANRIAEELDTTLGDKVGYKVRFSDHVSEQTYIKLMTDGILLAEMQRDRLLRQYDTIIIDEAHERSLNIDFILGYIKQILPKRPDLKVIITSATIDPERFSKHFFDAPIIEVSGRTYPVDIHYRPLDEQDGDYIEGIIAAIDELSALPMGDILVFLNGEREIRDVASALEKEKLRDTHILPLFSRLTIVEQNRIFAPHTGRNIVLATNVAETSLTVPGIRYVIDPGTARISRYSYRTKVQRLPIEPISQASANQRSGRCGRVAAGVCIRLYSEEDFLSRPEFTDPEILRTNLATVILQMLALGLGAIEQFPFVQAPDKRNINDGVRLLEELAAVVWHKDDNAQLTDNGRQLAKLPVDPRLSKMLLTAIEQGCAEQVAIVVAGVSIQDPRERPMEKQQAADQAHARFKDKSSDFMSLLNLYDYVVTQQKALSNNQFRQLCKKEYLSYLRIREWQDIISQLRLTCKEQGWAFDRVDISDESAQMRIHQSILSGLLSHVGNLDENREYKGARNSRFFIFPGSGLAKKTPKWLMAAELVETSRLFARMCAKIEPHWLEPLAGHLFKRSYSEPHWEKKQGQVMAFEQISLYGLVIVPKRKVPFAKIEPQTCRELFVLEALVHGDTTLNEPFLLRNQQLVRAVEDLEDKARRKDFLVEEEALVQFYLERIPEHVVNQAGFVKWWRKESKQQPKLLDFSRQMLLKSDDSLAQHDYPKTWQQDNLTLPLSYHFEPGADDDGVSVNIPIGVLNQVEDKGFEWLIPAMRLELITALIRSLPKQLRKNFVPAPNYAKACFDAISSDMGELSAALTKHLLRMSGVRIAEGSFDLQGLEPHLQMNFKILSNKGKLLAQGRDLTALQEQLQGQVKASIKQVAQKGIEQQHITDWHMETLPKSYEKKMANITMQAYPALVDNKKDVAIELFEDEQAAEQAMRKGATRLVLLNIPSPIKYLEANLPNKAKLGLYFNPFGKVADLLDDCVVACTEDLLVQHQAIPYSKSEYSRARDLVRADIADAVLACAIKLEAILTTRHEIAKKLKGNVALNMIQAHGDIKQQLDNLVYKGFVQASGVARLNDIIRYLQGILRRLEKLPVDTNADRLKMLEIDKAQALYDALLNQQPKNKPINEQVDAIRWMIEEFRVSLFAQNLGTNVPVSLKRIKMAISALS; translated from the coding sequence ATGCATGACGCATTGCAGAATAAACTAAAGCAATGCCGCTTATGTGACAAATTCTTGCTAGCCAGCCGTTTAAAAGGCACGTCACGAATAAAAAACATCGATAATAAATTATCGGCGTTGGCTAAGATTGAGCAAGCGATTGAGCAGTCGATCGCTCGTAAATTGCATTTAAGCCAATCGATACCACGTATTCATTACCCTGCGCAGTTACCCGTATCGCAACATGTTGATCCCATCAAAACAGTCATCAGTGAGCATCAAGTCGTTATCATCGCTGGCGAAACAGGCTCAGGTAAAACCACGCAAATACCCAAGATTTGTCTTGAACTGGGCCGTGGCGTTGAAGGTTTTATAGGTCATACCCAACCTCGACGAATAGCAGCCAGAACCGTTGCTAATCGTATCGCTGAAGAGTTAGACACAACCTTAGGTGATAAAGTTGGTTACAAGGTGCGCTTTAGCGATCACGTATCAGAGCAAACGTACATCAAATTAATGACCGACGGTATTTTACTCGCAGAAATGCAACGCGATCGTTTGTTGCGACAATACGATACCATCATCATTGATGAAGCACACGAGCGTAGCTTAAATATCGATTTTATTCTCGGCTACATAAAGCAGATATTACCAAAACGCCCCGATCTTAAGGTCATCATTACCTCCGCAACCATAGATCCGGAACGGTTTTCAAAACATTTTTTTGATGCACCAATTATTGAAGTAAGTGGCCGTACCTACCCAGTAGATATTCATTACCGTCCGCTTGATGAGCAAGATGGTGATTATATCGAAGGGATCATCGCGGCGATTGATGAGCTTTCAGCATTGCCGATGGGCGACATTTTGGTGTTTTTAAATGGTGAACGGGAAATTCGTGACGTCGCGAGTGCTCTAGAAAAAGAAAAGCTCAGAGATACACACATATTACCTTTGTTCTCAAGGCTAACGATTGTCGAACAAAACCGAATTTTTGCCCCACATACGGGACGTAATATCGTCCTGGCGACAAACGTCGCGGAAACATCATTGACGGTGCCGGGCATTCGTTATGTTATCGATCCGGGGACGGCGAGAATTTCGCGGTACAGTTATCGAACCAAAGTTCAACGCTTACCGATTGAACCAATATCACAAGCGAGTGCGAATCAACGCTCTGGTCGTTGTGGGCGTGTCGCAGCCGGGGTTTGTATTCGCTTATATTCTGAAGAAGACTTTTTATCGCGTCCCGAGTTTACCGATCCTGAGATTTTGCGTACCAATTTGGCAACGGTCATTCTACAAATGCTTGCACTTGGCTTAGGCGCCATTGAACAGTTTCCATTCGTACAAGCACCAGACAAACGCAACATCAATGATGGCGTACGTTTGCTTGAGGAGCTAGCCGCGGTTGTGTGGCATAAAGACGATAATGCTCAACTAACGGATAATGGTCGCCAATTGGCAAAACTCCCCGTCGATCCTCGTTTGTCAAAAATGTTATTAACCGCCATTGAGCAAGGCTGTGCTGAACAGGTTGCGATAGTTGTTGCTGGGGTGAGTATTCAAGACCCACGCGAACGACCAATGGAAAAGCAGCAAGCAGCCGACCAAGCCCATGCGCGCTTTAAAGATAAAAGCTCGGATTTTATGAGCTTGTTGAATCTATATGATTATGTCGTAACTCAGCAAAAAGCACTTAGTAATAATCAATTTCGACAGCTGTGTAAAAAAGAATACTTAAGCTATCTTCGTATTCGCGAATGGCAAGATATTATCAGTCAACTACGGTTGACCTGCAAAGAGCAAGGCTGGGCATTTGACCGCGTTGATATTAGCGATGAAAGCGCACAGATGCGCATTCATCAATCCATATTATCGGGTTTGCTAAGCCATGTTGGTAATCTCGATGAAAACCGAGAGTACAAAGGCGCGCGAAATTCACGCTTTTTCATTTTTCCTGGCTCTGGCTTAGCAAAGAAAACCCCAAAATGGTTAATGGCAGCGGAGTTAGTTGAAACCAGTCGACTATTTGCACGTATGTGCGCCAAAATTGAACCGCATTGGTTAGAGCCGTTAGCAGGGCACTTATTTAAACGCAGTTACTCCGAACCTCATTGGGAGAAAAAACAAGGCCAAGTCATGGCCTTTGAACAAATCAGTTTGTATGGTCTCGTCATTGTACCCAAGCGTAAAGTACCGTTTGCGAAAATTGAACCACAGACTTGTCGGGAATTATTTGTACTTGAAGCGCTTGTTCATGGCGATACCACACTAAACGAACCATTTTTACTGCGCAACCAACAACTTGTGCGTGCTGTGGAAGATTTAGAAGATAAAGCGCGGCGTAAAGATTTCTTGGTTGAAGAGGAGGCGCTCGTGCAGTTTTATCTTGAACGTATTCCTGAGCACGTGGTCAATCAAGCCGGTTTTGTTAAGTGGTGGCGCAAGGAGAGCAAGCAGCAACCTAAGTTATTGGACTTTAGCAGACAAATGCTACTTAAGTCTGACGATAGTTTAGCTCAGCACGACTATCCGAAAACATGGCAGCAGGACAATCTCACATTACCGTTAAGTTATCACTTTGAACCAGGCGCTGACGATGACGGCGTGAGCGTTAATATTCCAATTGGGGTACTCAATCAGGTTGAGGATAAAGGATTCGAATGGCTAATTCCGGCAATGCGCTTGGAGTTGATCACCGCATTGATTCGCTCGTTACCAAAACAGTTACGTAAAAACTTTGTTCCTGCACCGAATTATGCCAAGGCGTGTTTTGATGCCATTTCATCAGACATGGGCGAGTTAAGCGCAGCACTTACCAAGCACTTGTTGCGAATGAGCGGGGTGCGTATTGCAGAAGGTAGCTTTGATTTGCAAGGTCTAGAACCGCATTTGCAGATGAACTTTAAAATTCTCAGCAATAAGGGCAAGTTACTCGCTCAAGGTCGTGATCTAACGGCATTACAGGAGCAGCTTCAAGGTCAGGTTAAGGCATCGATCAAACAAGTGGCGCAAAAAGGCATTGAACAACAGCATATCACTGATTGGCATATGGAAACCTTACCAAAGTCTTACGAAAAGAAAATGGCTAATATCACCATGCAAGCTTATCCAGCATTGGTCGATAATAAAAAAGATGTAGCCATAGAACTGTTCGAAGACGAGCAAGCAGCAGAGCAAGCTATGCGCAAAGGAGCGACACGTTTGGTGTTGTTAAATATTCCATCACCAATTAAATACTTAGAGGCGAATTTACCAAATAAAGCAAAGCTTGGGTTATATTTTAATCCATTTGGTAAAGTAGCTGATTTACTTGATGACTGTGTGGTGGCATGCACCGAAGATTTATTGGTACAACATCAAGCGATCCCTTACAGTAAATCTGAGTATAGCCGTGCACGTGATTTGGTGCGTGCTGACATAGCTGATGCCGTATTAGCATGTGCGATAAAACTGGAAGCGATTTTAACCACGCGACACGAGATAGCTAAAAAGCTCAAAGGCAATGTTGCCTTGAATATGATCCAAGCCCATGGCGACATCAAACAGCAATTAGATAACTTGGTTTACAAAGGCTTTGTACAAGCCAGTGGTGTTGCTCGATTAAATGATATCATTCGTTATTTACAAGGTATTTTGCGACGCCTTGAGAAACTGCCGGTTGATACCAACGCTGATCGTTTGAAGATGTTAGAAATCGACAAAGCTCAAGCGTTGTATGACGCTCTGCTAAATCAGCAACCTAAAAATAAGCCCATTAATGAACAAGTTGATGCGATTCGATGGATGATTGAAGAGTTTCGGGTGTCGCTATTTGCGCAAAACCTTGGCACGAATGTGCCGGTATCTTTAAAGCGCATCAAAATGGCGATTAGCGCGTTGTCATAA
- a CDS encoding 3'-5' exonuclease gives MDIDVYAKQWYCRYPTWRQTIEQLQTVKRKEDITKLTPYRLAQEQIVVVNDDNLNEAIDDICRYSILGFDSESRPNFKATDNFPISLLQIATSNRCYLFHIEALKSFSGLKSALENPTIIKFGIGLKSDTKALNQQQLSLINSVDLVSVFRALGRKKGAGAQHLTATLFDRYLRKSKRVALSNWANYPLTDAQCRYAAEDAMIALQCGLFLLALMRYYPDSHKALVMLLPS, from the coding sequence ATGGATATCGACGTGTATGCAAAGCAATGGTATTGCCGCTATCCGACGTGGCGACAGACAATAGAGCAATTACAGACAGTAAAGCGTAAAGAGGATATAACAAAACTGACGCCATATCGGTTAGCTCAGGAGCAAATTGTTGTCGTTAATGACGATAATCTAAACGAGGCGATTGATGACATCTGTCGATATTCTATATTGGGTTTTGACAGTGAATCGCGGCCAAATTTTAAAGCTACTGATAACTTTCCAATCAGTTTACTGCAAATTGCAACATCCAACAGGTGTTATCTTTTTCATATCGAGGCGTTAAAGTCATTTAGTGGATTAAAATCGGCACTTGAAAATCCGACAATAATCAAATTCGGTATTGGCTTGAAAAGCGACACCAAAGCGCTAAATCAGCAGCAATTGTCCTTAATAAATAGTGTCGATTTGGTTAGCGTGTTTAGGGCGCTAGGGCGGAAAAAAGGCGCGGGTGCACAGCACTTAACCGCGACATTGTTTGATCGATATTTGCGAAAATCTAAACGTGTTGCACTGAGTAATTGGGCTAACTACCCATTAACCGATGCGCAATGCCGGTACGCGGCAGAAGACGCTATGATTGCTTTGCAATGCGGACTGTTTTTACTCGCCTTGATGCGTTACTACCCTGATTCACATAAGGCATTGGTGATGCTATTACCATCTTAG
- a CDS encoding Na/Pi cotransporter family protein gives MFLLGMVIMTQALQQLAGSALRQILLRFTKSPTSGALTGAITTAILQSSSATTVAAVGFVGAGIITFSESLGIIFGANIGTTITGWLVVLVGVKLQLGTILLPVIFIGTLLRLFAKGKYANIGMTIAGFGLVFVGIEYMQLGMADLKEFVTPSKFPDDTWIGRLQLVFFGIAITLVTQSSSAGVATAITALYAGAINFHQAAALVIGMDVGTTITALMMTIGGSVGVKRTGLSHVIYNIFTAIGALLLLTPFTFLYEYMFPSQLAHNAEIALVAFHTLFNGLGVIVVLPFTRQFARMMSRLVGYGVRGYTDNLEKSFINAPDVAIASVKSALRPQLLVLLEYVKHILKSYDTHQTIDFTQLEVALDQTHEYVDLIHLPTHEQHNWQNLVSLIHALDHMQRLHQRCRDHDVRALHHQSQQVLVSAIDELVYTVDMVIDAVQLNHFDRAQKEMSHCHDHWQSELEQFRHLIMNQTAEGHLDVPLATQALDCARALQRMLYNLQQAIYYFTAIKDTLERSHRNDKTATTAETM, from the coding sequence ATTTTTTTACTTGGCATGGTGATCATGACGCAAGCATTGCAGCAACTTGCTGGCAGTGCTTTACGTCAGATCTTATTGCGTTTTACCAAGAGCCCAACATCGGGTGCATTAACAGGCGCCATCACCACGGCGATATTGCAATCGTCAAGTGCCACCACGGTTGCTGCTGTTGGTTTCGTCGGTGCAGGGATCATTACCTTCTCTGAAAGCTTGGGGATCATTTTCGGCGCGAATATTGGCACCACCATAACAGGTTGGTTGGTGGTACTGGTTGGTGTCAAGTTGCAGTTAGGGACGATCTTGTTGCCGGTTATCTTTATCGGTACGTTACTGAGATTATTTGCTAAAGGAAAGTACGCAAACATCGGTATGACCATTGCTGGTTTTGGCTTGGTTTTTGTTGGTATTGAATACATGCAACTGGGTATGGCCGATTTAAAAGAGTTTGTAACACCATCGAAATTCCCAGATGACACCTGGATAGGTCGGCTGCAATTGGTGTTTTTTGGTATCGCCATAACCTTAGTTACGCAATCATCAAGTGCTGGGGTGGCGACGGCAATCACGGCATTATATGCTGGGGCGATAAATTTTCATCAAGCTGCCGCATTGGTTATTGGCATGGATGTGGGGACAACGATTACAGCATTGATGATGACTATTGGTGGCTCAGTCGGTGTTAAGCGTACAGGCTTATCCCACGTCATCTACAACATCTTTACCGCCATAGGAGCGTTGTTGTTACTAACGCCATTTACGTTCCTTTATGAATACATGTTTCCTAGTCAATTGGCACACAATGCGGAAATTGCGTTAGTGGCTTTTCACACCTTATTTAATGGTTTAGGCGTGATTGTGGTTTTACCATTTACGCGCCAGTTTGCGAGGATGATGAGTCGCTTGGTGGGGTATGGTGTCCGAGGCTATACCGATAATTTAGAAAAATCTTTTATTAACGCCCCTGACGTGGCCATTGCCAGTGTCAAATCGGCGTTGCGACCGCAGTTGCTGGTTTTGCTGGAATATGTCAAACATATCCTCAAATCGTACGACACACATCAGACAATAGACTTTACGCAGCTAGAAGTCGCTCTCGATCAAACACACGAATATGTTGACCTGATCCATTTGCCAACGCATGAGCAGCATAACTGGCAAAATCTCGTTTCGCTAATTCACGCCTTAGATCATATGCAAAGATTACATCAGCGCTGCCGTGATCATGATGTGCGTGCATTACATCACCAATCTCAACAGGTACTAGTCAGCGCAATTGACGAACTGGTATATACCGTTGACATGGTGATCGACGCGGTGCAATTAAACCATTTTGATAGGGCGCAAAAAGAAATGTCACATTGCCATGATCACTGGCAATCCGAGCTTGAGCAATTTAGGCATCTTATTATGAACCAAACGGCAGAAGGGCATCTTGATGTGCCATTGGCGACTCAAGCGTTAGATTGCGCGCGGGCATTACAAAGAATGCTCTATAACTTACAACAAGCTATCTACTATTTTACCGCGATCAAAGACACACTAGAACGCTCTCATCGGAATGACAAGACGGCAACAACAGCCGAAACAATGTGA